The Juglans microcarpa x Juglans regia isolate MS1-56 chromosome 2S, Jm3101_v1.0, whole genome shotgun sequence genome has a window encoding:
- the LOC121253549 gene encoding uncharacterized mitochondrial protein AtMg00810-like, with product MEQHLKLNNQDDTFFPDPCLYCRLVGRLIYLTITQPDIVYAVNILSQFMHALRVLHMTVATCVLCYIKGSPDQGIFFSSSSTLQVTAYTYSDWASCPTTRRSTTGYFIQIGISLISWLTKKQTTVACSSAEAEYRAIVVTTCKLTWLKQLLTDLGISHPEPFTLHCDNQSALFIAHNPVFHECSKYIEMIATLCMINSFGPPQSYSHFFK from the coding sequence ATGGAGCAACATTTGAAGCTTAACAATCAAGATGACACTTTCTTCCCTGATCCTTGCCTTTATTGTCGCCTAGTTGGTCGCCTCATCTATCTGACCATCACTCAACCCGACATTGTTTATGCAGTCAACATTCTTAGTCAGTTCATGCATGCTCTTCGTGTTCTTCACATGACTGTCGCTACTTGTGTTCTCTGTTACATCAAAGGGAGTCCCGACCAAGgcatttttttctcctcctctAGCACTCTACAGGTTACAGCTTATACTTATTCTGATTGGGCAAGCTGCCCCACCACACGCCGCTCCACCACTGGCTACTTCATTCAGATAGGCATTAGTTTAATCTCATGGCTTACCAAGAAACAGACTACCGTTGCCTGCTCTTCTGCTGAAGCTGAATATCGAGCTATAGTCGTTACCACCTGCAAACTCACATGGTTGAAGCAGCTTCTCACTGATCTTGGCATCTCTCATCCCGAGCCTTTCACACTTCATTGCGACAATCAATCTGCACTTTTCATTGCACACAATCCTGTGTTTCATGAGTGTTCCAAATACATTGAGATGATTGCCACATTATGCATGATAAATTCGTTTGGGCCTCCTCAAAGctattcacacttcttcaaatAA